The DNA region ATTGAGGTAagtaaattatatgaagaTAAGGTTAAATCAATTCTTGACaacaaaaaacaaaatagtgATAATAAGGAACGAAATGATGGCTATGATTGTTATTCAAATGAAAGATATCCATTCTTACATGAGCTAgatgtaaaatattatctcAAAATCCCAATGAGTACAGGATGGAATCATTTCTGCTATTTGAAGAATCAACATAATGTTCTTTTTTTCAGGAGACCTAAAAATCCATCATCTCTACAATAGTAACACATTATGTAACATAAATCCTGGTTCACCTTTTCTTTACatatagatataatattttatctttgtttttcatttgGTTTACACTTGTGTTTACACGTTATACTCAcctattgttttatttacttACAAACCAGACACAGATATGTGTCATATTGTTTTAGGCGCATTTTACTGTTTGGCTAATGAATTGCATAATctgataataattataaattttcagTATGTATTTTTCCTATGCCTATGTTTGCAATCGTAGTTGTAATTATCACAAGCATGTaagcaaaatatattacacaCTATTTTTACTcatacaaaatattcaaattaaTAGAAAACAGTGTTCTTAGGAACGTACCCACTAATATGTATTCATATTCATATTCTTATTCATGTTCATGTTCTTATTCATGTTCATATTCTTATTCATATTCTTATTCATATTCATATGCatttacattttcatttgcATCTAAATCTGGTTACCCTTTCGTGTATCGTATGGAGTACCattgtttttttgctttgctaccattttttaatttttttcgaaCCATAAACATTGACAAATATTAATTGagattaatatattatacaaatgTATGTACTGTTAGaggtataaaaattaaaaaaagaaaataggAAGACATGAGGATATgtcaaatataataaaacggGTGACGTATAAACAGGTACCACTTAAGGTGAtactaaatatttttcctaTGCATGcgtattcattttattgtCAAATAAAACGGATCCACAAGCATATTCAAATAGTAAACTAAACATATGGGTAGTTCAAATAAGGCCAAAcaagtatataataaaaatagacaatatatacattataggtataaaaaaaaacgggGTCACAAATACAGAATATGCTAACCATTTTGGTATCGGTACATTCACGTACTCATGCATGCTTACGAAATTCATATTCATGCAATGCATGACCATAGACATTTACATATGCACACTATGCTCATGCTATTTTATGATTGTAGAAAAGatgaacatatttataagtataaaaaaCTGCCAAAAAATACGGACTCATCTcattttgaattatattaaaaaatatgaattttttttggttgAAAAGTTGTCTCTATAATGTTGGAAAAGCCAAAGCTCCCAAAATAAGCATAAActgtgtatatataggtCCTCCATTTTTCCagttatactttttttccAGTGAAATTGTCAATACtgttatcatttttattgaaGCTATTTTTCCTGTTATAACTTCCTTTGCAAAAGCTGCCATGcatttcaatattatttgcataACCATTAATACTACTTTGTGAAAATTTATCGGGGCATATCGTTACCTTATTATTACAAAGTGTGTTTTCATTGAGATAGGATTCATTATCTTCCATCCCAACATTGGAATCCCTTTTCTGCTCCATAACACTACCTGAGCAACCTCCATCtactttttgtttttcttcatccaaaatttttacattgtcattcttttttaaaaaattgccattattattgttacttttattattttttgaaagaGGTGAACAATTTTTACCATTAGAAATAACATATGaatcattattaaataaaacatttccatttttttttgaattttgtttaaaatatgtttttttattataaaaagaatatcctttattacttttttttgcacCAACGTAAGGGGAATTATTTGCGTCGGCATTCCCATTTCTATAACATTGCCAATTGTCCATATTGCCACTATCTATTcctacttttttatttgtacaATTGTCTTTACCATTTTTATGCATCATCAAATTGTCTCCTTCATTAATCGTTATGTTGCTCGAATTTCTACCGTCtgatctatttttttttattaaattttttttataattattatttatcatgttcccatattttctatttctaCTATATGTTTCAGTACCATTTTTAACTTCCTTTTTATTGCTTTCTTTAAAATTGCTTTCTTTAAAATTGCTTTCACCGGTGCTTACCTCGTTCACCATATTGCTTACTACATCTTTAGGCATGTTGCTCCCAATGTTCGGTTCCATCGTGTTTGCCTCATTTTCAATCCCCTTACAATCGTTTTTTTCGTCTCTTTGCTTATTGtagtttaatttttcattttttgtttcccTAGAAGTGGTAATTGCCCTATTATCATTGGCATCTTTATTACTTTCCATATTTGTAaaactattatatatattatactttttaacAATCGGATGTTTTTCTTCACCTTCATCAGTATTTTTGTGATTgatccatatttttttcacattctttttcatattatttggtGAATATTTTCGACGTATatccatataattattatcaaaacGATAGTTTGTCTTCATTTTGTAATTGTTACGATAGTTGAATGTGCCATTCCAGTTTTTCGTATAATTGTCATGACCATAGTTGATAGAATTTCCCTTCCCACCATATTTGGCTGTACAATTCATATCATTTCCATTACCCCGTGAGTTACGATGAAAATTTGTACCACTTCCATTGTTGCTACTTTTGTTAtgattaatataattatcattGCCAATGAAAGCAGAAGTACTAGCtacattttcataattatttataccagaacattttgtattaaaaaaataaccaCTATTCTCTTGATCTCCATTTTggttcatattatttaaatgggTTTTATTAACACTACCACTAGAGTTGCACACATTTTTGTTTACCTCATAGTAGCGgttattaacatttttactATTGCTATTCCCCTCGGCAGAGTAATTGTAACTTTTATAATAGTATGATGTGGTATTACAACTATATGGAGCATTAGTATAATTGTCACAGCTACCGAAATTGGTTGAACTATTAAAGTTATAATTGTtacaaaaattgttatttcCTCCATTCCCAGCATATGGTGATATATACATAGGATCACTCTCATTGTTCGTTTTGTTGTTTGTTTCTTTGTGTGTATCAAAATTATGAGTGTTTAATGGATCGCCTGGAAAAGATGCCGCCCCTATGTATTGGCTTGAATGCTTTCCTTCCCAACTTTTGTTCCCATTAGTATTTGAATTTGCAACATTACTAAATTTGttataatacaaattcGTATTAAAGTCAATGCCTATATTGTTACAATAATTTACGTTATTTGTATTACTATTGTTCTggctattttttaaatatatattattatttacattcatattttttttattttccggATTTTCTGCATAACCATTATTAACACGATTAATATCtgtattattcatataagcCATATTCTTGTCAATAGACTCGCTTTCTATCGCTAAACacttttttaaacaatCCTTTTCACTATAACTAATGttcgatttttttgaatttgattttttttgatgatGAGAATCATTCATGTCGTCTATCATAAAGCTAATGTTATTGTCTCTATCGCAATTGATGCTTAAGTCTTCTTTGTTATGACATTGTTGAGGCAGAtcgttattattttttcgattttcGCTATATTCTCTGTGGCTTATTATATCATCCTTTTCGCACACCTTAGCGTCAATGCTatttacacattttttcatcttcaATGCAGTACGCTTAGTTTTGGCGTCCGAGCAAATACTAACTAAATCGAAATGCGTGGTATCTTTTTCATTGATATTActtttattgtttattttgtattttttttctcccaaattttgttcttcattatatatagaaagaAACGTATTTTGTGTTTTAACAGTATAACCGCAATTAAACTCCCCATTAAAGTTGTATAAAGTGCGACTAATCAAATCTTctgctttttttaaagaggTATGCTTATTTATAATGCTGCCCCCACATTTGTTTTCATAACTGATAGGGTTATCAAAATGGGGCGCAGTATTCGCAGCATATGCAACATTGCTTTGGGTTGAACTCTCGTAATTTGGTGCACATTTATCTGGTTTAACATTGTAACGGTATGATACTTCCTTTGGGttttctaaattattatttatactcGATGAGCAAGTCATTACATGTGGTaaacttatttttaattctgtTTGACCAATTTCTTTATGCACATATTTATCTAGAATAGTTTTTTCAGCTTCATCATCACACGAAAACAGAGtttcttcatcatttatattgctgtcacaattaaatatatatttatttaatatggctctaaatttttcatcattcACTGACTGCATACAATTTGACATATGAGGCTTGGTCATAGATActtctaaatttttaatataattatctttacaattatatatgctttCTGATTGAGATCTATTATGCATACTGCGCTGTCTTTGAGTTATTTCTGTGCCATCAcaaatttcattttctccAACATTATTATCTCTCATTTTTGGAAATGAAAgtgttttatttgttttatttgatttggGTTCATTGTTCGaagtaatatttttcacattttttaaaatattttttcgtttttttcgatttttccGTTTTTTCTCATTTGCATAAATAACctcttttttcttcatgCCTACAAAATTATCTCCCGATTTAACTAAAGAACAACAggatttatttgtataagaattgatattttttttaccagTTCTATAACAAACAttgttttctttaaaatatggCAATTCTGATTTATAGCAGTTCAAtgtttcattttgtatGGATCCCAATTTTTTACTACCAACACTGACAttgctattatttatactgGCAGgcttattaaaaaaagtgttTACACTTTCATTTCCAACACATCCAAACTGAATACGAGGTTCTTCAGTTTTATTCAGTGCACTTTTACCATCGGATGAGCATATCATAGTCGTACTTTGAGTTGATTCTTTGTTTATGTCAAATACTGTATAATCATTTCCTATACCGGAGCAAATAGTAAATATACCTTTCCCATTATTagtatcatcatttttttccaaaaataaagcatcattatcattgcatttattttcagAAATGTCCAAAgtatctatttttataggattcatttcattttgttttttatttgtattcaaagaaatatttttcatccTCGCAATgtccattttatttttataaaatttcgaattttttcttttatttaaattatataaggaagtattattattttttaaagtagACACACAAATATTGTCATCCATATTGATGGgactattattttgattgcCATTTTCCTCTCCATTATTAGCTAAAATTGGGGCATTCTTAgaaattttttctaattggCATTCTATACTTTTTGTGGATTGGGGAAGGATATTTACTTTGATGCcttcttctttttcattctCATGTTCGTTGGGTTCGTTAATCGTATTTACGttgttttgtttattattattactattataaGAATCGGAATACTGATTTTTACTAACTTGCccctttttttcatttatcaCAAGTTCGttatcttttaattttgaattACAAATATTGTCATCCAAAACATTGATGTCACCATTTTCTAAAACCTTTATATCTACTTTGTtgttttccaattttttgtctttttcaTCAATGAAACCTAAGTCCATGGTACAATTTTCTCTATCTTTATATGCTTCACTAGCTTTACAATCAATGcctaattttttgtaataataattagtATTATAGCTACCACTGTTGTTATCATATGATATGTGCTTCCTTCTGAAATACCTCGTGTTTATGTTATTAcgataattaaaattgtatgaATTGTTATAATACTTAATTGgggtatttttttttccataattatttttgttaaatacAAACTTTGAATCGTTTCCATTCTCTTCATGATTGGCATCAGGATATTGGCAATTACTATTAATGTTCGTTTGGgtataattataagaaTTTCTACTATTACTACCATTATTATTGCCACTATTTGTTTGAACCCCCTTTGCTACATTTTCGTCTAACTTAGCAATAGTATTCGTTTTTTCCGTTACACATTCTTCACTTGTTTGTATATCTATTTTGTCCTTTTGATAATCGAAAGTATCCCAAATGGGCTCGTTCTGTGCcgtcatattatttttttcgtttttttcagcatcattattttgttctttATTTTGACAATtggcattatttttattcaaatcAAAACCCATACTTTTGTCTTTATCGCAGCATACTTCACTATTCACCCCAACATCATcaagcatattttttttgctgttaacaaataaatcaaaactatttttagtattattatacccattaatacataaattataatcgTTACTATTACTTGTAGCATTATAAATGTTtccattaaattttatattacttGGGGTatcacattttatattttcacttttgctagcaatattttttcctattATATTAGGGGCGTTATAATTGGAAGTACTATTTCTGCTTTTAGTATATCCACTATTAACATGATTATTTCTGTAACTAAATGAATTATTCCCAGTGTCATTATTGTATCTTGTGTAGTTATAATTTCCGGGATTGTTATAACTctcattaaaatatgtatggcctttattattattcgaATTATaggaataattatttttacaattatttttatatcgggtataattttttttctttttttctacaaagatattttcattttcaggTGGAATAATTTGATTTTCTACATTGCAAccattatcattattttgggGTGGCACCGATGAAATGAAGTTATTTTTACGCACCCTATTATTCccttttttcatcatattttggtggctattttttttatcaatatctttaaattttttattatttaattcattttcaGCTGTAACATTAATTTGTGATTTATCAAACTCGTTTTTATGTTTGGAGGGTAATAATTCATTTCCCATTGTTTTGTATTCATTAGTGTTGTctacattattataataccAATTGTTATTGTTCTGATTATTTCGCCTATTGAATTTTTCATAACCAATCCCATCTTTGAAAATGTTGTTATTGTTATtgttattgttattataatttttacttCTTCCTATATAGTCCTGTTcgttttcattattataatgcATTTTATGATACCtgttgttcatatttttgttgtAATACATTTTCCGTGAGTTATAATTTCCATTACAGTTACTAAATGTGTAGTTATTATAACTTAAATAATCGactaaattattttgattatctcgaatatatttgtaattgTTATTGCTACTATGGAACggtttttctttatttgttttcatATGATTTTCTGAATTCGGGGTATAATATAGACCATTTAAGTTCtccttatttttattatgcttAGATTCTTTTGCTCTGAAATTATGCATAattcttaatttttatttaaacaaaataaaattcatacacacgaaaaaataaagatataaacaaattagcCAAACGCATGGAAATATAagacaaatttaaaaaacatattattgtagtaaattatttcgtatacatgcaaataaaaaattttatacacatatataggCTATGGTGAATGTATAAACTATCTAATTGTTGCTAATATCATTTTGTAGACTGTGTTCTCACACATACACATATACTGTTCTTGTTTTGCTAcgtaaaacaaatattatatatctatatgcatttttttaaaatattttgttgtaAAAAcaccaaaaataaaaataaaacaaaaaatacttaatgtatataaaggCACATAAACATAAATTGTATGCAATATGAAGCAATTGACACAAGAATGCTTAAGAAAcacacatatttataataacatGTTAGCATGTAAACGTAAAACACAAAACAATATAAtgagaatataaaaaaaatataaatggtgTATAAGCtctatattatgtatacatatttaaaaaatgaaatattcaacgaatacatataatttactagaaaaaattatatatatatgttttataagtatgcttatttttgtatCTCCATTGtatgcattatttatatacattttttatagaataACTATAGGCACTGgctaataatatttaagtATTCTTACATTTTTCACAATCCTAacgcaaaaaaaataaataaaaataaactaatcaaacataataattacaTTGCGTATAATAAGATATGAATAGCATAACAATTCTATATTTgcatacttttattttgttagcatatttttttctttggaaacatatatacacattttatgtacatataaacATACATGTAGCAATATGTGTTAAATGCCgacaatattttacatatttaaatataattgtgagaataaaatatattgacgCACACTTAATGATGGAAATAAACGaatgaattaataaataaaagataaaaaattggacaatggaaaattataaggaaaaacagaaaaaaaataaaataaatataattaatgtgtcaaattaatttataatatgctTCAACAAATATggttctttttttttcttacattttcatttatctTTCCCAAATATGATCCATTTATTTAGTGTAACATTTTGGCAATTGTTGTTTGGAAAACATGTAGAGATAAATACATAGAAAGCAAATATGCAACTTCAAATAATTAAGTATGAAatgtatatgtaaaattaatacacatatatatagtatccataaatgaatttaaGAACGATATAGTTCTTGGTAAAATACAATTCTGCACATGTTGGCTTATGATTAAAATaacttaataaatataaaggggaaataaaattaatgaataaTCTATATGcccataaaaaataattactagaaataaataataataaaatatataaagaacaaagcatgtattatttttgtatatttacattaatAATACACACACACTTTTTcgcttttttaaataattttttcaacgtcaagtattttaaaatttaacattacaataatataatacttCATAAATGAGTAAttcacaaaataattaaattaataagagatatttaaaaattaagataatttaaaaatttttatgttataaaTCGTATTTAATTTgctacaatatttttagttGTAAATTATACAGCAAAATGCCTTTCCACACACTTATGGTTtgtgcttattttttttttgtggaAATATGAAgctttataaaataaataattgttCTGAACAggcaataattttttttattttctatatatagttAGCTGTAAATTTCACTATTTATAAGCTTCTCTATgagtataatatatacataaaaaacatgttaataaaaaatataggtcttataaaataaatgattatagctattttaatttttttccttaaattttatgtcatggtcatattttttttctttcaatTTTAGCTAatcctatatatatagcatttccaaaattattttggcATATTCCCCATTTTCCTCAAAAAAGTTAATAACAGAATATTcggtattttatttttttttgttgtgCTATCACTGTTGTATTATCTtcacttaaaaaataaccatttataaaatatattttttaaagtgtcttttttcaaaaaattgccctttattttattaattgaaataaaaattgtgaaaTATACCATATTAATTTGCTTtcttaatattataattttccacaaaaatatgtacaaaTTTAGACACATATTTGTATACAATGCAAATATGAGCTATATGcaataaatattgtaaTCAAATAAGCGATggaaaaatgatataataagACATAATCATAagtttgtattttattagtaTTCATTGTATTTGTTCTACATAATTAAATacattaaaaagaaaatatataaatacttaAAAACCGATTAACAATTGCCTGTTTATAATCTTATACTTAAGTGCTATCCAAGTAAATGCATTTCATTCCGTTTTGTTTACACTAATTAATGATGACAAACATGCAGACcctttatatatgcattatgtACATTATTATGggcaaatattttttgattattttattacagtgtaaatacatttaatattttgtatgcatttgcatataatttatacccaaagaaagaaaaatgtaaatcgctcatatatatactatgaAACAACagtagtaataaaaaatcatcGTTGTTTCTgctgaaatattttatattgatAATATGAGCATGAATATGTAATGATAACTTATGTTGAACCagtttaatataattcattatttttatggaatattaaatatgcgtatatgtatatatggtGAAAAAGAAAGACAACTTATGTGGCAATTGACCCATAAATGGACATTGAATTTTCCAAAAGGAAAtcataaaaacaaaaagtatacatatatatcttCCCATTGggaataataacaattagCCATAAGCATATCCCCGTAATATAATATCTTAAGAAcccattaaaaaatatgta from Plasmodium chabaudi chabaudi strain AS genome assembly, chromosome: 2 includes:
- a CDS encoding asparagine-rich antigen, putative codes for the protein MHNFRAKESKHNKNKENLNGLYYTPNSENHMKTNKEKPFHSSNNNYKYIRDNQNNLVDYLSYNNYTFSNCNGNYNSRKMYYNKNMNNRYHKMHYNNENEQDYIGRSKNYNNNNNNNNNIFKDGIGYEKFNRRNNQNNNNWYYNNVDNTNEYKTMGNELLPSKHKNEFDKSQINVTAENELNNKKFKDIDKKNSHQNMMKKGNNRVRKNNFISSVPPQNNDNGCNVENQIIPPENENIFVEKKKKNYTRYKNNCKNNYSYNSNNNKGHTYFNESYNNPGNYNYTRYNNDTGNNSFSYRNNHVNSGYTKSRNSTSNYNAPNIIGKNIASKSENIKCDTPSNIKFNGNIYNATSNSNDYNLCINGYNNTKNSFDLFVNSKKNMLDDVGVNSEVCCDKDKSMGFDLNKNNANCQNKEQNNDAEKNEKNNMTAQNEPIWDTFDYQKDKIDIQTSEECVTEKTNTIAKLDENVAKGVQTNSGNNNGSNSRNSYNYTQTNINSNCQYPDANHEENGNDSKFVFNKNNYGKKNTPIKYYNNSYNFNYRNNINTRYFRRKHISYDNNSGSYNTNYYYKKLGIDCKASEAYKDRENCTMDLGFIDEKDKKLENNKVDIKVLENGDINVLDDNICNSKLKDNELVINEKKGQVSKNQYSDSYNSNNNKQNNVNTINEPNEHENEKEEGIKVNILPQSTKSIECQLEKISKNAPILANNGEENGNQNNSPINMDDNICVSTLKNNNTSLYNLNKRKNSKFYKNKMDIARMKNISLNTNKKQNEMNPIKIDTLDISENKCNDNDALFLEKNDDTNNGKGIFTICSGIGNDYTVFDINKESTQSTTMICSSDGKSALNKTEEPRIQFGCVGNESVNTFFNKPASINNSNVSVGSKKLGSIQNETLNCYKSELPYFKENNVCYRTGKKNINSYTNKSCCSLVKSGDNFVGMKKKEVIYANEKKRKNRKKRKNILKNVKNITSNNEPKSNKTNKTLSFPKMRDNNVGENEICDGTEITQRQRSMHNRSQSESIYNCKDNYIKNLEVSMTKPHMSNCMQSVNDEKFRAILNKYIFNCDSNINDEETLFSCDDEAEKTILDKYVHKEIGQTELKISLPHVMTCSSSINNNLENPKEVSYRYNVKPDKCAPNYESSTQSNVAYAANTAPHFDNPISYENKCGGSIINKHTSLKKAEDLISRTLYNFNGEFNCGYTVKTQNTFLSIYNEEQNLGEKKYKINNKSNINEKDTTHFDLVSICSDAKTKRTALKMKKCVNSIDAKVCEKDDIISHREYSENRKNNNDLPQQCHNKEDLSINCDRDNNISFMIDDMNDSHHQKKSNSKKSNISYSEKDCLKKCLAIESESIDKNMAYMNNTDINRVNNGYAENPENKKNMNVNNNIYLKNSQNNSNTNNVNYCNNIGIDFNTNLYYNKFSNVANSNTNGNKSWEGKHSSQYIGAASFPGDPLNTHNFDTHKETNNKTNNESDPMYISPYAGNGGNNNFCNNYNFNSSTNFGSCDNYTNAPYSCNTTSYYYKSYNYSAEGNSNSKNVNNRYYEVNKNVCNSSGSVNKTHLNNMNQNGDQENSGYFFNTKCSGINNYENVASTSAFIGNDNYINHNKSSNNGSGTNFHRNSRGNGNDMNCTAKYGGKGNSINYGHDNYTKNWNGTFNYRNNYKMKTNYRFDNNYMDIRRKYSPNNMKKNVKKIWINHKNTDEGEEKHPIVKKYNIYNSFTNMESNKDANDNRAITTSRETKNEKLNYNKQRDEKNDCKGIENEANTMEPNIGSNMPKDVVSNMVNEVSTGESNFKESNFKESNKKEVKNGTETYSRNRKYGNMINNNYKKNLIKKNRSDGRNSSNITINEGDNLMMHKNGKDNCTNKKVGIDSGNMDNWQCYRNGNADANNSPYVGAKKSNKGYSFYNKKTYFKQNSKKNGNVLFNNDSYVISNGKNCSPLSKNNKSNNNNGNFLKKNDNVKILDEEKQKVDGGCSGSVMEQKRDSNVGMEDNESYLNENTLCNNKVTICPDKFSQSSINGYANNIEMHGSFCKGSYNRKNSFNKNDNSIDNFTGKKV